The Desulfuromonas sp. genomic sequence CGGTTGATCGGTTTGCCGCAAAGGGAGACGTTTTCGTCTCTTTTATATCGGCGCTCGGATAGCTTCATGTCGATTCTGACCGCGTTCGCGGCATCAGCCGTCCTTGAAAAAATACCGACTTGCAAAAGAAGACTTGTGTGGTAATATATAAGTTTAAGTTAGACGAAGGGTCATCATCCGACCCTTGGCACTGGCTCAACCCAAACACACAATCAATAAAGGAGACCTGCCATGGCGAAAAAACTTGAGGTGTACAAATGCGAAGTCTGCGGAATTATTACCGAGGTTGTCAACGAAGGTGGCGGCAGCCTGGTTTGTTGCGGCCAGGAGATGGTACTGCAGGATGAAAATACCGTCGATGCTGCGGTTGAAAAACATGTACCGGTGATCGAAAAGCAGAACGGTTCGATCAAGGTCACCGTCGGTAGCGTTGCCCATCCGATGGAAGATGATCATTACATCCAGTGGATTG encodes the following:
- a CDS encoding desulfoferrodoxin, which translates into the protein MAKKLEVYKCEVCGIITEVVNEGGGSLVCCGQEMVLQDENTVDAAVEKHVPVIEKQNGSIKVTVGSVAHPMEDDHYIQWIELLADGKSYTQFLNPGDAPEAVFNIDADKVTAREYCNKHGQWKAEA